A genomic region of Glycine max cultivar Williams 82 chromosome 15, Glycine_max_v4.0, whole genome shotgun sequence contains the following coding sequences:
- the LOC100819906 gene encoding BTB/POZ domain-containing protein At5g47800 has protein sequence MKFMKLGTRPDTFYSEQATRSLVSDIPSDLVIKIYDTTYLLHKSSLLPKCGLLRRLCSDSSDSENVPLELHDMPGGADAFEICAKFCYGVSINISAHNFVPALCAAKLLQMNESIEKGNFVSKLEAFFSSCILEGWKDSIAALQATNKLPEWSENLGITRKCIDLIIEKILTPPPQVKWSYTYTRPGYTRKQHHSVPKDWWTEDVSDLNIDLFRCILMAIRSTYVLPPQLIGEALHVYACKWLPSITKLKSSFNSATQAEESKAVSRKILETIVSMIPADRGSVSAGFLLRLLSISSPLGVSPVTKTELVKRASIQFEEATVSDLLYPSTSPLDQNFYDTELVLAVLESYLKFWKRISPGAVNKRHLIKSIRSVGKLIDSYLQVVARDDNMPVSKFVSLAETVPAIGRLEHDDLYQAINIYLKVHPDLSKADKKRLCGILECQKLTPEVRAHAVKNEFLPLRTVVQLLYFEQEKDSKETTSSKLQKSHDLLLGAKKRPATRDSDGKRSLVNKEEFKREEVTRRISHAESREKSQHKAKRSDGKLALDLEKKMVIRGDNEDIGSEKLRGAKEQRMSSSKSDLDAKKNIQRARSKKSEHGRERRR, from the exons ATGAAGTTCATGAAACTTGGAACAAGGCCAGATACTTTCTACAGTGAACAAGCTACCAG GAGTCTTGTTTCAGATATTCCATCTGACCTTGTGATAAAAATCTATGACACTACTTATCTGCTACACAAG TCTTCCCTTCTTCCAAAATGTGGCCTTCTACGAAGGCTTTGCTCAGATTCTAGTGATTCTGAGAATGTTCCTCTAGAGCTTCATGATATGCCTGGAGGGGCAGATGCATTTGAAATCTGTGCTAAGTTCTGCTATGGAGTTTCAATCAACATCAGTGCTCATAACTTTGTACCCGCACTCTGTGCTGCTAAACTCCTCCAAATGAACGAGTCCATTGAGAAAGGAAACTTTGTAAGCAAACTTGAGGCTTTCTTCAGTTCATGCATTCTTGAAGGATGGAAAGACTCTATTGCAGCACTGCAGGCCACTAACAAGTTACCGGAGTGGTCTGAGAATCTTGGCATAACAAGAAAATGCATTGATTTAATTATTGAGAAAATTCTTACACCCCCACCACAG GTCAAATGGTCCTACACCTACACTAGGCCCGGTTATACCAGAAAACAGCATCATTCAGTCCCAAAGGATTGGTGGACTGAGGATGTGTCCGATCTTAACATAGATCTTTTCAGGTGCATATTAATGGCTATTAGATCAACTTATGTGCTCCCACCACAGCTTATTGGCGAAGCTCTGCATGTCTATGCCTGTAAGTGGCTACCCAGCATCACAAAGCTTAAAAGTTCATTCAATTCAGCAACACAAGCAGAAGAATCTAAAGCTGTGAGCCGAAAAATTCTGGAGACAATTGTGAGCATGATTCCTGCTGATAGAGGGTCGGTTTCAGCTGGCTTCTTGTTAAGGCTTCTCAGCATTTCAAGCCCTCTTGGTGTCTCCCCAGTGACCAAAACAGAACTAGTAAAGAGAGCCAGCATACAGTTTGAGGAGGCAACAGTGAGTGACCTGCTTTATCCTTCAACATCCCCTTTGGACCAAAACTTTTATGACACAGAATTAGTCCTAGCAGTGTTGGAAAGTTACTTAAAGTTTTGGAAAAGAATCTCGCCTGGTGCTGTGAATAAAAGACACTTGATAAAATCAATCAGAAGTGTTGGTAAGCTCATTGATTCCTATCTTCAAGTGGTGGCAAGGGATGATAATATGCCAGTGTCAAAATTTGTCTCCCTGGCTGAAACTGTGCCAGCTATTGGCCGATTAGAGCATGATGATCTCTACCAGGctataaacatctatcttaag GTGCATCCTGACCTGAGCAAAGCAGACAAAAAGCGCTTGTGTGGGATTCTGGAGTGCCAAAAGCTGACCCCAGAAGTGCGTGCACATGCAGTCAAAAATGAATTTCTGCCACTGAGAACTGTGGTGCAGCTCCTCTACTTTGAACAAGAAAAAGATTCTAAGGAAACCACTAGTTCCAAGCTGCAAAAGTCTCATGATCTACTTCTAGGAGCAAAGAAGAGACCAGCCACTAGAGATAGCGATGGCAAGCGATCTTTAGTAAacaaagaagaattcaagagagAAGAAGTCACAAGAAGAATCTCCCATGCTGAAAGTAGAGAAAAGAGTCAACACAAAGCTAAAAGATCAGATGGTAAGTTGGCATTGGACTTGGAAAAAAAGATGGTTATAAGAGGAGACAATGAAGATATAGGATCGGAAAAGTTAAGGGGAGCCAAGGAACAAAGAATGTCAAGCAGCAAGTCAGACTTGGATGCTAAGAAAAACATACAAAGGGCAAGAAGCAAAAAATCAGAACATGGCCGTGAAAGGAGAAGATAG